A stretch of DNA from Toxotes jaculatrix isolate fToxJac2 chromosome 15, fToxJac2.pri, whole genome shotgun sequence:
aaaatttcataaaaatggtcatagtatagtaaggcttcaaaaaaggccaaaaaaagtcatattttagtatggcctcaaaatgtgccaaaaaacgtcatagtatagtaaggcttcaaaataggccaaaaaaactcatactttagtatggcctcaaaatgtcataaaaatggtcatagtatagtaaggcttcaaaataggccaaaaaacatcatagtatagtaaggcttcaaaataggccaaaaaaactcatactttagtatggcctcaaaatttcataaaaatggtcatagtatattaaggcttcaaaataggccataaaatgtcatagtatagtaaggcttcaaaataggccaaaaaaagtcatactttagtatggcctcaaaatgtcataaaaatggtcatagtatagtaaggcttcaaaataggccaaaaaaacgcatactttagtatggcctcaaaatatcataaaaatggtcatagtatagtaaggcttcaaaataggccataaaatgtcatagtatagtaagttttcaaaataggccaaaaaaagtcatgttttagtatggcctcaaaatgtcataaaaatggtcatagtatagtaaggcttcaaaacaggccaaaaaaagtcatactttagtatggcctcaaaatgtcataaaaatggtcatacattagtatggcctcaaaatgtcataaaaatggtcatagtatagtaaggcttcaaaataggccaaaaaaagtcataatttagtatggcctcaaaatgtcataaaaatggtcatagtatagtaaggcttcaaaataggccaaaaaaagtcatactttagtatggcctcaaaatgtctaaaaacatcatactttagtatggcctcaaaatgtcataaaaatggtcatagtatagtaaggcttcaaaataggccaaaaaaagtcatacattagtatggcctcaaaatgtcataaagatggtcatagtatagtaaggcttcaaaataggccaaaaaaactcatactttagtatggcctcaaaatttcataaaaatggtcaaagtatagtaaggcttcaaaataggccaaaaataTGGGGTACATCCAAGTCACGTCCTTTCGCTCTCCTGATGCAGAGCATGAAAATGTCATGGTGACGCACATGTTCACGTTTGCGTTCACGTGCTCCTCAGAATCACTGCATGGGCTTGATGCCGTTAAATGGACTGCCCAAAAACAAAGTAGAGCGAATTAAGTTTCAGACTGTAATTAttaatgaatctttttttttggtgaagtaaataaatatatattatataaataaatataattataaaataaaaataataaacgtAAATAATGACAATTTGTTGAAATTTCACCCACATAACTAAAAAGTTATTAGAATAGTGGCTGATAAATTTTCTGTGAATCATTTAGGTTATTTTATGCAGCTATCAAAACGtatttttagaaaattaaagaattattttaatacattttttgggggggttacATGGGTGCAATATGATGACTtattaactaaaataaaaacaaaaaatgaatacaCTGGCATTGGGTCTTACATttttgtaataatataaaataaacttaaataaTGTGCATTATTGCAACACAATGGAACTATATCTCCAATACTTACAAGGCTCAAAATTTTAATTGGACTCAGAACAATTGAGTAATTACTTCAGCTATTCACTTTTgagttggtaaaaaaaaagctactacAACTTTTTTCCAAGATTAAGTTATTTCTTTTATTGAGATGTAATGTTAGGTTTTACAGTGTGTGGAACTACATGTATATGGGGATAGAGGTATGTTATGTAATAATTGTGTTAACATCACAGATACAAAGGACTTAGTAATAACTAACAATTTTTGCATCTTTAAGCACAATGCTTATTGGATCTAATGCTGAAAATACACAACTCTGTCTGActgagggaagagaaaaaaaaatcatgatgaTGAGGGAGTCAGACTACAGTGGTTACCGGGTTTATCCTTTACATAGTGGGAAAGAAAAGCCGTACACTAAGGGCTCAGTAAGAATTGTTTTTGAATTACATTAattgtaaacattttattttgaaaactgcCTCTGTGCTCACAATCATTTGAAATTCATCTGAAAGCAAGAGACGTTCTTTATGTGCTTTTCTTTATGTTGTTGACTAGCTGCAGCACATAAACGTAACTGTGCCTGACCTGAACTGCAGTTACTGGTTAGACAGAGAGGACAACAGAATGCTGAGCTGTGGCGCCACTGTGTGTAATTTAGGTTATATTGCAGGCAGTTATTATCTCCATATTGTCAACTTAGTATTATGTAAAGGAAACTGTGCAGTTCCTTAACCAGATCTGGCAGCTTGTGTCCTGAAATATGCCACAGACTTCCCGTACAACTAAAGTCCAAACTGTGGTACACAGCTGGTCTAAGTTGTGGCCCGGTGGCCCAGTCATTTTTGGAGGACTGCAAAAAGGATATGTGCAGATACATGACACATAAATTCACAAACCAAAACCTCACAACTAAcaactaactaactaaataCAGAAACATATTAAGTCATTTTCTTATTTACACAATACCTGTAAACCCTTTGAACATAAAGATATAACACTGTTTTTTATACTTActaacattaagaaaaaaatagtttgtttttcattggctGTTATGAGTCAGTGAGAGTCATTTGCCATATGGACATTGGGCTGTGACTGGTGCAAGGTCTTCCTCCAAAGACCAGCAGCAGGTCAGGCAGGTGCTGGACTATATTGCCATCCTCCTCATTGAGCAGGTCTTCCTCTGTGACGCTCCACTGTGTGCTGAAAGCTTTGTTCTCAAAGGTCAGGCAGGTTCCAATGTGCTGTGGGTCTTTTCCCACCGAGCCCTCTTTGCTATTGTCCACTTCTGAAGATTTTGGGAGTGTTCTGCTGCCATAGCACTTGTCCAGACTGAACGTCTCCAGCTCTATTCCGGGCTCTGATCCTAGAAAAGTGAGAGGCGCGGGGAAACACTTGTTCTTGAAGGGCCTGGGTTTGTCATCCAGTAGCCTGGGTTGGAGTCCTGAGCTAGGGGAAGGGCTGCTGGTGTTGGACTTGTAGCTGGGACCCAGTCCAGTGCAGCAGTGATGAATCTTGTCTGGGGGGCACGAACCTGGGAGTGTAGCAACCTGGCCCCAGGTCTGAGTGGTGAAGCTGTACCTCCACAGGCAGTTCTTTGGAGAGTTCTGGCTCTCGCCTCCCCCAAAAAGAAGCATGCTGTCCTTGTAGGTCACAGCTGAGTGGCCCCTCAGTTTGGAAGGACCAGACCTGAGGCAAACAACTCCATTTGTCAGCAGGAAGGAACACATGAAACAATGTTTATTGTGTACATTggcctttttctctttgtatgtatgtaatctccagctgtgacagagaaagattGGAAAAAATATTCCCATATTTTTAAATATGGGAATATTTTATActaattttgacttaaagttacttttattcaaccagcaagtgttttcttgattggaaatgacacaggtgtCTCCCAAAAGATAATAAGAtgatgtacaagaggcatcattgtggaaaaaatatttctcagcttttatttacatttaaaagtaactttaagtcaaaatttgccaggggtatgaataatttcaggcTTTTGACTGTACATACTGCTGCACGAATACAGGCATTGTCCCCGCTACACAGCTTGACACAGTCTCTTCATGTCACAACATGTTACTGCTGCAGAGCCAGTTCAGAACTGACCTGGGCCTGCTCAGCAGGCACTGAGGCACTGTCATTACAGTCCTGTCTGATGTGGGCATGTTTAGATGGAGCCCTTTGTTGGACTGCTTGTAAGGTTTGCTGATTCTCACCTGGATGCAGCTTACATTTACTGTGGCAGCGTGTGGTGTGTGAGCACATGTAATACTGTGACTGGTTATGTGAGGTCAGTTTCAAAATCACTGAGAAGCTGTAATATATTAAACTACTGAATTACAAGGAAAAATATAATTACAGGAAAGCATGAAAGCCTATTACGTGTAAATGCAAGGCAAATCAGTAGCATCACGTAGAGCTGTGTCAGCTGTAGCACACACTGGGTGTGGTGTACAGAGACAAAATGTAGTCAAGGTACAGATGCCCAGGAAGGTCAATCCTCAAAGTAAATATGGCAAAAACGCCGCTTTTCTGGAGACTTTTACAAGTGAtgacactgaggcagagaggaCCCTCAATGTCGTGTCTagatgctgcagctgcacaggctTACAAAGAAAAGGATGTTTTTAATGTGGTCACATCAATGTGTACTGCCCTGAACGCTGCACCTTAGTTTATCGTCAAGATCAAAAGAACTCGGAAGCCTCGTAATGAAATAGTCCTTATCAAAACTTATTATAGGGGAAAATACTTTGATTTAGTCTTTACAGAGGTGTTTTCCTGTTATATTAACCACAGTGGGAGTTCTCTTGGAATCACCAGCATTAGAGGAGCAACATTTCAGGGTTCGTCTATAATTTCAATACCATGTTTAGCTGTGGACCCACGGCCCAAAGACAAACCGACCACTGAAACCACTACTCACTTGGTTCTGAGGGAACTCCACGTGCGGCTGGTGGAATTCCACTGCCAGAAGTCTTTCTGCTCCCGTAAGCCTTTCAAGCCCCCGTACAGGAACATGCAATCCTGGTAGGCCACGGCTGAATGGCTGTGTCTGGGGCCTGGGCCTAATGAGCCCTGCTGAGACCGACTCAGCAGGGACCAAGCCATGGTATCTGTcatatgcataaacacacacaggtatctACAGTTAATGCACATACTGCAGCTGACTCAGATCAGGCTGCATCACAGCATTTCAGCCAACAGCCAACTTTCTATATTTCTTAAATGCTGTGTGGGCTGTTCTCTGCAGGAATGCCAGTATGAAAACAACATGCTGTGTATATTCAGGTGTAGCTATAAAAAGTGAGAGTATGCGTGTGCACGTTTTCTTACATTACAACAAAGGTAATTTTAAACTCACCAAAATCCAGTCTCCAGAAGTCCTGTGAGGATCCTTTCATGTCTATGAAACCTCCATAAACCAGCATGTCAGAGCCAACCACCACAGCACTGTGTCCCTTTCTGTTGGTTGGCATTTGGGTCTACACACACGGATagaaatatatacacacatgttcacacacacatctgtaagAGTTTACAGACCATTTACTAACAGACCCTGGGACTGTataatcattttcatattttattcactgtTAATGTATCTCTCTTGTTCAGGTTGCATGGACCCCACAGGATTCCAGATCTGACATCAACCTTGATGAGGGGCCAGTGACAGTGCACATGCTACACCTACGCAGCTCCTGCTGCGTTCAAGACACCTGGGAGCTGAGAAGTTTCTGACTTAAATGTTGAAAAGAATCTGAATAGCCTCCAAAAGTGTACCGGTCATTTCCTTTTCAGGAAATCTGgagtttcagtttctctttgtgtctaACAATGTGACATTCAATACCTGCTTATAAACCCAGCGTCTTACAGTTGAGATACACctgtaaaattttttttaatccagtgcATCTGCCTTGCAAAGACAACATCTTTGAATAATAAATCATTGTGACATTTCTAAGTCATTATTTTGCCATTTCTTATGGGCCAGTCTGAGAAGATTTGAGAagattaaaacacaaagcagagaaatgaatgTTTCTCCATTTTAGTCCAATACTGAGGCATCTTTCTTTCAGTTAATCATATTTTAGGCTTGCTAACTGTTACTACTGATGCTAACAAGACGGACGGGATGAGAAACTGCTGCCGAAACATAAAAGAGAGTCATTTTGCAGTAAAGACCTGCTGTACTTGATAGGAGTGTGGTTTTCCTTTGCCAGCTGACTACAGCACAGTATTACATTCACGTATTTGctatacagtcacacacacatattatgtCAAATACTGAGATCAAACTGCTAAACAGGTgattatttacataaaaatgtgGTACAAAAATGTGTCAGGGGGGTAGATGAATATTTGGAAGGAAACGTATCCACAGAAAGAGAAGACTGAATTTCATAACATCTGCTCCTACGCTGAATAATTCTTTTTGAAAGGTGCACTGTACCTGAGGGGAGCTCGTCTTTCCCTGGCAGTGTACCCATTTCTGCtttgctgaaacacacacaacaaaggaaAAGGAGAGTAAAGCAGAgctcagctaaaaaaaaaaaaaacaaaaaaaaaacaaaacaagaagctACAGATAAACACATGAAATAACAATGGTCAGTTGGTCAGCCTTTCTCGGCCTTaccacagaaaaggaaaaaggaatgTGTAATACTTtatgttaaaaattaaaactgatgcaaaacagaaagaaaaacaataaagacaGCTGTTGCTGAAAAGgcaatacatacatacagctaGAGTAAGTAAATTTAAACTGCTGTACAGGATCTTAGCCACAAAACAtaaagtatttatatttatatacactgCTGCCCTCCAGTGGCACAGTTCTGGATACAAGTATAAATGGGTGACTTGAAATGCATTAGCAGAGGGGTAGTGATAAACTGGTGGAAtcaactgaaacactgacatacCTGAACAGATAACAGGGTTAGGTTCACACACTAATATTTGTCAGCATGAAATCAGTTTTCTCATGTTGTTCCTTTTTGTTCAGTAGTTGACTTCATCATATCATTTATGACCTTTTTTGAGCTCAAACATTTAAAGCTTGCTATTTCAGTATCAGATCTGGGAAACCCATTATGTAAAGTGAATAAAAGCAGgtttcacacacagctgtggctGTGAGTGAGGCTGGAATCAACATGCAACAACAAGTTCAGTATGTCAAGCCTGACAGTTTGCTGACAATTGCGCCATGCATGCACCTCCACTGTGAAACTCACCGATATCAAACACCCACAGGGCACATCTGCACTTGGTGTATGCAGAATCCAACATGCCTCCAAACACATACAGGAAGCCCTGGAAAGGGCAAAGCCATTAAACACATTCTTAACACTAAATTGACATttaaatttataatttaaaaaaaaagtagataaaAGGAATACATCTACGCATCATGATGGGTTTGTACCTCGTGAGCCACCATCGAATGTTCCTCTACCTCTTCTGGTGCAGCTTCACCGGTGCAGCTCAGCTCTGTCCACTCATTACACACTAAGATAATGGGCACAATTATTAGTTTGACCCACAGTCGGCAATTAGGTGCATCACATCATACAAGGCAGTATCCTCTGTATATCAGACATCAGGTAAAATACTGTAACAATAATGGCACTAAGACCTAATATGTCATTCATGCAGTTGCTCTGAAATTCAAATTTGTGTGGTCCTTAATTGAACTGAATACTAGCTGTGTATGCTGCTCTTACCTACACTGTACCTCCAGAAGTCCCTCAGGCAGCTGTTGTCTCTGCCTCCCAGGATGTAGACATTTCCATCATAGCTGCAGCAGGCATGCTTGTAGCGGTCACATGGGGACCGACTGCTCTGGGGGAGCTGAGTCCACAGACAGGGACTGCCTTGACTCATAACTGGCATCCTCTGCTCCTAATGGACCATTTTCTAAAAGAAGCAACACAAAGGTGTTAAGAAATGCACAAGATATAGTACACAACACAACCACAGCACTTTCACAGCTGTTATTTATCCTGCAAGGGCTCCCAGAGAAGAAGTGGAGCTAACAGATGATCTGTTATAATCCTTCCACTTCTGATGATACCTCATGTCCTCTGCATCACTCCAACTGCTGTGGCCCCCAACAATGACACCACAGGCATAATGATGAGTCACTGTGTGTTAGCTGCTATGGTTGTACTGAGTTTGGCTCCTGCTCTGCTCAGCTGAGACTCTCTGACTCACAGATATCTTACTGCTGCTATAGGAGTCAGTGTCAGGGGGCTGAAGTGTGGCTCTGGGGAGAAACTCTCTAGTTAATAAATGTTCTTGTACAGTTGGCGAGGCCTTTAACTGCagtcatattattattattattatcagttgatatt
This window harbors:
- the si:dkey-3d4.3 gene encoding ras guanine nucleotide exchange factor F isoform X2; translated protein: MVAHEGFLYVFGGMLDSAYTKCRCALWVFDIAKQKWVHCQGKTSSPQTQMPTNRKGHSAVVVGSDMLVYGGFIDMKGSSQDFWRLDFDTMAWSLLSRSQQGSLGPGPRHSHSAVAYQDCMFLYGGLKGLREQKDFWQWNSTSRTWSSLRTKSGPSKLRGHSAVTYKDSMLLFGGGESQNSPKNCLWRYSFTTQTWGQVATLPGSCPPDKIHHCCTGLGPSYKSNTSSPSPSSGLQPRLLDDKPRPFKNKCFPAPLTFLGSEPGIELETFSLDKCYGSRTLPKSSEVDNSKEGSVGKDPQHIGTCLTFENKAFSTQWSVTEEDLLNEEDGNIVQHLPDLLLVFGGRPCTSHSPMSIWQMTLTDS
- the si:dkey-3d4.3 gene encoding host cell factor 2 isoform X1, whose protein sequence is MPVMSQGSPCLWTQLPQSSRSPCDRYKHACCSYDGNVYILGGRDNSCLRDFWRYSVVCNEWTELSCTGEAAPEEVEEHSMVAHEGFLYVFGGMLDSAYTKCRCALWVFDIAKQKWVHCQGKTSSPQTQMPTNRKGHSAVVVGSDMLVYGGFIDMKGSSQDFWRLDFDTMAWSLLSRSQQGSLGPGPRHSHSAVAYQDCMFLYGGLKGLREQKDFWQWNSTSRTWSSLRTKSGPSKLRGHSAVTYKDSMLLFGGGESQNSPKNCLWRYSFTTQTWGQVATLPGSCPPDKIHHCCTGLGPSYKSNTSSPSPSSGLQPRLLDDKPRPFKNKCFPAPLTFLGSEPGIELETFSLDKCYGSRTLPKSSEVDNSKEGSVGKDPQHIGTCLTFENKAFSTQWSVTEEDLLNEEDGNIVQHLPDLLLVFGGRPCTSHSPMSIWQMTLTDS